TGGCCGTGGGGCTGCGTGGCGGCGTCTCGCGATTCAAAGTCTGATGAGCGAGCTCGCGGTCAAACGCGGCGCGGTGATGCCAGTGAAACAGTCGTTGTTTCTGGTGTTCCGCATCGGCAATGAGCGTTACGCCTTGCAGGCCATCGAGGTGGCCGAAGTGCTGCCGCAACTGCCGTTGAAACCCATTCCCCGGGCGCCGGACTGGATGGCCGGGGTGTTCGCCTATCGCGGCGCGGTAGTGCCGGTGATCGACCTCAGCGCCCTGACGTTCGGCCAACCGGCCCAGGCTCGCACCAGCACGCGTCTGGTGCTGGTGCACTATCGGCCGGATGAGGCGACGCCTGCGCAATTGCTCGGGCTGATTCTGGAACAGGCCACCGACACGTTGCGCTGCAACCCGGCGGACTTTCAGCCTTATGG
The window above is part of the Pseudomonas sp. B21-048 genome. Proteins encoded here:
- a CDS encoding chemotaxis protein CheW, encoding MSELAVKRGAVMPVKQSLFLVFRIGNERYALQAIEVAEVLPQLPLKPIPRAPDWMAGVFAYRGAVVPVIDLSALTFGQPAQARTSTRLVLVHYRPDEATPAQLLGLILEQATDTLRCNPADFQPYGLDNRQAPYLGPVREDAQGLLQWVRVADLLDEQVRALLFPSPPLDLAQFEEQG